taatttttctATACTCATTTAAAAAGAGACGGGTTCGAGTATTCCTatctttgattaaaaaaaaaaactgagtATCGAAGATATGTTGAAcaactataaaaatatttatgatttttaattttggtattTAATTCtcagttaattaattttattaaatattattgtgATAAAAATATGGTATtccagtattttttatttttacatttttacataaaaactgaaaatagtatctaaaaatatataatttcttattattatttttttataaaattttaaaacaaaaaataaaaatataaactaattataCTTATATATTGAGATATATTTCTACTTGTCATGTATGCCATTTATTATATCACATTATTTGTATGGtatattcaaaattatttttttaaaaagaaataaatttgacaaataaaaaaatgtagaataaaaaattaattacgaTGTTTAAATTTTTCAGAAAATAAAGCCTGAAAAATTATAGCATTTTTTTGCTGTAACTGGGATGCATGCATTTTGAATCGGTTGGAAAACTTTTCAGAGACACAGTCGAGAGTGGAATGGGATTGTTGGGCATAATCGGGAAAGCTCTTGTTAGGACAATGTGTACAATCATATATGGGTGGCGCTAAGATCAAAGTTATTGGACTTGAAGATGGAAGAAAAGTTAACAGAGTTATGTTAggtaatgaatattttttttgaacaatatgaataattattaataaaataaaaatacactacatttttaaattatcaatttaaatcttaatattagaataatcattcatatacctaataaaataaatattagatatattcattATTCACTAATATTGTTGATTAcctaaatttttctaaatttaaatatgGATGATATTTATAAGGTACTATTTGGACACTAACAATAGATAACGACTATCATGTTTTGTCAAAAAAAAACTCATTgtctaaaaataaatatcaatatCCACTCCCTAAAAAGGTGTATTTTTGAAACAATTAAATGATAGTGgttgttgaaattttttatgacaTTGGAAAAAAGTTGGGTATAGAAACTTCAATTGATCATACTGCACGGACGATTATTTTGCATTACTCATattgttgaaaaataataattttatatttaaatagatatctaatttttgtatattttatttacaactattaattaatttgattatagtttttacaaattttcacctttttttttttccttatggCAACTTAAGTTCATAAACTCGAtaagtttaatttaaaatagtacTAAATTCCGGCGTCAAAAAAGACTTCCAGAGAAGCAGAGAATGACATTAGAGAGATAAGGTTGaggaaattgaaaaagaaactaaCCACATGTTTTTATGGATAGCGCAATGTGCTGTTATCAGAAAGAGAGTGGAATTGAACAACATGATGGCTACTGATgcagaagaaaatcaaatagaACACGACTCTTGTTATGACAGGCAAATAACATTACACCCGCGAGGTTTCTAGATACCATGAATTAAGTTCTTAGTTGAATAAAGAAAGTTTATTAAAAACAGAGTGAAACATGGTGGAAGCAGATCATGAAGATGGAGGTTATGATAGGAACAAGGAATTAAAGCTTCTTGATGAAACAAAAGCAGGTGTGAAGGGTCTTGTTGACGCTGGTTTGACTAAGTTACCAAAGATATTCGTTCATGATAACCATAAAGTCaaagtttcttctccttcttcttcttcctctgctaCCAATGTTAGTATTCCAGTTATTGATTTGGGATCACTACACGAAGGAGGTAATTCACGCCATGAGATCGTTCAGAAAGTCAAAGATGCAGGTGAAAAATGGGGGTTCTTTCAAGTGGTCAACCATGAAATTCCACAGAGTATTTTGGATGAAATGCTTGATGGGATGCGTAAATTTCATGAGCAAGATGCTGAGGTGAAGAGAGAATTCTATTCACGTGATATTACAAAGAGAGTGTTCTACAACACCAACATCAATTTTTCTACTTCAGAGGTTAATTGGAGGGACACCCTCTATTGTTTATTGGCACCAGGACCCCTTGACCCTCACCAACTCCCTTCTATTTGCAGGTGAGTGATTCATTTATTAGttagtttaaataaatattaaaaagtttgaATCTCGTTTTGTGTATGCAATAATCATTGATTGTAAACTTTCAAATAAAACTTTTATTTGGAATGAATTAGTTCTTGACCTACTAAATTAAAGAGATATtgtaaaaaattctaaaatataattaataataataaaataaatttaatatgctttttattatttattttttataaaaataactgtacataaatttttatctattttgtttaagaaaaaataaaaataagaagagaaaataaattttgaaaaataaaaacacaaacaaaaaatgttaaaattatttgtttccATGACGTGTGAGATTAATTTGTTTGCAGGTATGTAATAATTGAGTACTTAAATCATCTTAAAAAACTGGCACTCACGCTGTTAGAATTGCTTTCGGAGGCATTAGGCCTAGAAAGCAATTATCTCAAGGACATAGATTGTGCTGAAGGGATTTTCATGGTTGGAAATTATTACCCTCCTTGCCCTCAGCCTGAACTCACTTGGGGGTTAAGTTCTCATACAGATATGGGGTTTGTAACTATTCTTCTACAAGACCAAGTTGGTGGACTTCAAGTTTTTCATGAAAATCAATGGTTTGAT
The Arachis duranensis cultivar V14167 chromosome 5, aradu.V14167.gnm2.J7QH, whole genome shotgun sequence genome window above contains:
- the LOC107491147 gene encoding deacetoxyvindoline 4-hydroxylase, whose amino-acid sequence is MVEADHEDGGYDRNKELKLLDETKAGVKGLVDAGLTKLPKIFVHDNHKVKVSSPSSSSSATNVSIPVIDLGSLHEGGNSRHEIVQKVKDAGEKWGFFQVVNHEIPQSILDEMLDGMRKFHEQDAEVKREFYSRDITKRVFYNTNINFSTSEVNWRDTLYCLLAPGPLDPHQLPSICRYVIIEYLNHLKKLALTLLELLSEALGLESNYLKDIDCAEGIFMVGNYYPPCPQPELTWGLSSHTDMGFVTILLQDQVGGLQVFHENQWFDITPFPGAFIINLGDMMQLITNDKFMSAKHRVVAQKVGPRVSVSCSLRQHVQNECPKMYGPIKELVTKENPPIYKEMKMSDLVKLVYTTKLDYDVFSPLKHFRL